A genomic region of Ferrimicrobium acidiphilum DSM 19497 contains the following coding sequences:
- the istB gene encoding IS21-like element helper ATPase IstB — protein sequence MLNNQTIGTLTDLGLKGMADAFREQLESVQYLELSFEERFAMLVDREAMDREARRLATRLRAAKLRHQASIEDLDFHTPRGLERSMIMGFSSSHWVDAHQNILVTGPTGIGKSYLGCALAYAGIRSGHSALYRRAPALFADLAIARGDGRYLKVLQSLSRAEILVIDDFGLTPLTGSEPSDLLEVLEDRSERKSTIVTSQLPVDSWHEALGDPTLSDAVLDRLLCNAHVIQMN from the coding sequence ATGTTGAACAACCAGACGATTGGGACCCTGACAGACCTTGGTTTGAAGGGGATGGCAGACGCGTTTCGTGAGCAGCTAGAGAGTGTCCAATACCTCGAGCTCAGCTTTGAGGAACGCTTCGCAATGTTAGTAGACCGGGAGGCAATGGATCGAGAGGCCAGAAGGCTCGCTACCCGGCTTAGAGCTGCCAAGCTCAGACATCAAGCCAGCATTGAGGACCTCGACTTTCACACCCCGAGGGGACTGGAGCGTTCGATGATCATGGGCTTTAGCTCATCTCACTGGGTAGATGCACACCAGAACATTCTGGTCACCGGTCCAACTGGAATAGGTAAGAGTTACCTTGGGTGTGCACTTGCCTACGCTGGGATTCGATCTGGCCATAGTGCACTGTACCGGAGGGCACCAGCTCTCTTTGCGGATCTAGCCATCGCCAGAGGTGATGGAAGGTATCTGAAGGTACTACAGAGCCTTTCACGTGCTGAGATACTAGTCATAGACGATTTCGGACTCACACCACTCACAGGGAGCGAACCCTCGGACCTATTGGAAGTATTGGAGGATCGATCTGAACGCAAGTCGACCATCGTCACCTCACAGCTTCCCGTTGACTCCTGGCATGAGGCACTTGGGGATCCGACGCTCTCTGATGCAGTCCTCGATCGTCTCCTGTGTAACGCTCACGTTATCCAGATGAAC